GTGCTCAAGTTATTATAGCGTTTCCTCGCTTAATTAAAGCGAAAGGaacactttattttttccattccCTCACTTTATTATAGTGAGGGAACACTTTAATAACCCGTGCGCACACTATAGAAGGCGTTCCCTCGCCTTAATAAAATATTCTGCACCCTGACACCTGCGGGGCTCCGTAGATTCCAGCTGCAAGTGGATGTTACTGACCTTTGACTCCTGTTGACTTGACTTTCATTGGAGTGTACTTGTGCAGAGGTCACACTGGAATCTGAAACatcaattttattattttaacagaaataaagatGTAAATATATAGATTGATGGGATCTAGAGTTGTTTACCTAACTTTCCTActttgttttctattgtttaaaagtcagctccagctgctggacgctgctgtgAACAAGTcctttaaattctttaaaatgctTCGTCTCAAACGCTTTGAATGTCAGTGAGGAtgaggcattgtgggtaaagcAGACAGAACTGGAACACCAGAGCAGCTGGCTGGAGTCAAACCAGAGGCAgaaaggtgtgagtgtgttattTGCTTTTACAAACACAGAGCTGTGTCAGCGCTGGTCACAGAGAACAAATGCCACTGTGCTTCTGATAAATAAAggatgaatgtttttcttctgggtCCCACCTGTCCATGATGTGGTCTTCACTTCAGGATAAATGCTGCCCTCTTCTGGTTTCTGCTTCTTCCCTggagaatgaatgaaattaCAACCAGGGAACCTTCTTATAATTGGATTCCTGACTGATACTGTGATCTTCTGTTTTTGGATCTGAGCTGTTTCTATATTACAACATCCAATACTCACCCTTCTTGACCTCCTGAAGCTCCATTGAAGAAAACGTCACTTTCCTGGACTCATCTGCAAAACAGTTTTACTGTTAAAGTTTGAGGACGATCATTGAATCACTGACTTTACTCACtgcttcaggtgaaaatgtgtgaaaaacagtgttttcttcctctacCTCTGTCAGGAGAATCAGTCTCTTGGATTGTCTCATAGGGATtatcatcagctgatggagagtGGACAGAGTTTAACCACCAAAAGAGACAGAGTCATGAGTTTCCCTCATTGTTCATGAGCCATGATCTTCTAAAGAGATGGATGTTACTAAACACTTTCAGGAAATAGTTTGTATTAAAGCTGACCTTGGATCGGAGAAGCGTATGTGTTGCATTGATCTTCCAGCTGgttgctgctgtggtctgtagTTTGGCTCTGCTGTGAACTTTGAGACCTGTTAACcctcaaaatattttaataCAGCAGGTTCAACAAGAAACTGCAATTTTAGTTTGTTGTAAAGGATCATACCAACCTGTTGAAGCATGAATCTGTGAAAAAGATGAGAGAtgattactttattaatcctaaATATTTCATCTCTACTTTGACACATGAGTCTTAATTacaatatttcttttgttttggaccCTGACAGAGAAAGTCTGTGACACAAATCTGAAAGAGAGGTCTCACCTTTTGATCCATTGtagaaacacaacagcagcagcagaacaatcaGCAGTAAAACTCCACAAATCCACCGAATGATCATCAGAGAGCCAGATGAAGAGCTTCCAGGCCTGGATGTGACTGCAGGGATCAGTGAGACTTGATAGAATGAATAcactgataataataatacaataaaaatgagcAGATGACTTACACTGAACAGCCATCCAGCTTTGTGCTGATTCTCTTCCATTGTACTGACACTTGTAGAAACCTTCATCTGATTCTGACACTGCAGAGATCTTcatctctcctcgtctctcgTTTTCAAtgagtttgttatttttgtagaaaaacacatcagaggaaatatttccaGTCTTCATGACACAGAGGAGAGTTACAGACTCTCCCACAGGTACAGGATACACAGGGCTCACCAGGATAACgccatcagctggaaaacaaagttcagttcattcattagaAGGTGAGACGATGAGGATGGAAAATACACACTGAtaagttggtgtttttcatccatctgtccatcttctgtagCGCTCCATCATACTGAAtgttccaggctgctggagttAAATCTCAGCAGACTCTGGGTGAGGGCAGAGGACACGCTGGACAGTTCAAcacttcatcacaggacaggaaatcagacacattcacatcacaccagctgtggttttcattcaccttttctttaaaattacactttgagctgcagtttAGGGATCAGCCTCAGAACTCTCAACGatcagagaaaaagacaactcACAGTGTGTGGAGATATTGACTGCGTTGCTGAACTCTGTTCCAGACTCACACCAGTACACAGCTTTTCTTGGAGCCTCATTCTTAATATATGTTGATCCATTGATTGTAGCTGGAGGAAGAAAGCTCAACAGCGAGTCGTCAGTCAGAAAGCGGATCAGCCTCCACTGGGAAGAgcttccttcacatgtcagTGAGAGAGATTCAGAGATGAAGTGTTGGACTCTGTCAGGATTCACTGTGAGAGACGCTGATGGATGAACACCTGGACAAAACATCAAGGCTCAGTGAAGGATGGCATTTCTATTGTGGCTGTTGGAAGACAACAGTTCAAGAGttccagaaagacaaactgacctGAAGACCAGACGAATGTGGGACGactgtgttgtgtgtaaatCAGCGGATCCCCTCGTCCAGCTGAACATGCatatcctgctgtgtgtgtctgtccatgaACTGTGAAGGAATTGTTTGCTGTCCCACTGCTGGTACCAGGTAGAGGCTCATAGGTGTAGGAATCCTGAGAGTTTGGAACAGCTTTGAACCAGTAgaagctccaccctgctgacggaggctcagtgtgacagatcagagtgactgaagctccaggaatcaaccatgatggagacacagagagcttTGGTCCTGAAGGAgagagattatttttttttaaatgaaaaggtAAAACATGTTGGCCTGGATTACATGATTCATTCATACCTTGACtgagttaaaaaacaaaaaaaccaacaacttcAGGGGTCGAATTGTTTTCTCGTCTGTTCAtcttctctctgtcacacacacatacgcacacacacacacacacacacacaaacacacacacacacacacacacacacacaaacacacacacacacacacacacacacacacacacacacacacacacacacacacacacacacacacacactgactcataAAATCTGATGAGACATACTGCTTAATACTGTCAGTGTGACGGTGTTGCTCCAGTCTGTTGACTGTGCTCCTCTCAGCTTGTTTCCTTTACATCTGTATTCTCCCTGGTGCTGTGAAGaaacagcctccatcctgtATTGGCGGACATTTGCTGGTTTGAGTAAACTGCTGGTTTCCCACTCATACTCCCatcctgtgtttcctccatcGATGGCACATCTGAGAGCGATGGTCTCTCCTTGGTAGAGCTGTGGTCTGTCGTGTTGCAGAGTCAGGGTTGCCTTGTTTGGGACTGTCCATGTTAGAAAGCacaaaacaggaggaaaactcaGGACAGGTGGATCAGACAACAACTACAAGGATTTTATAATCACTTAGTGTATTTGAATCTGCACTTCAGAAAATCCTCCTCACTTATTTTAGTGACACTGATGGGATCACTGTACTCTGTGTAGTAAAGtggatctcctcttcctcctcttcctcctctgcaccaGTAACGTCCCTCCTGTGAGACTTCAGACTGACTCTGATACTCATCAGTATCATGTGTGTTCAGGAGGGAGGTTTTGGAGTCTCTGTACCAGAAGTATTTCCATCCAGCTGGTTGATTCACTGAGCAGGTCAGCGtcactctgctgccttcagacaTGTTGAATTTATTGGTTCCCAGTTGAGCTTTTGGTTGAGCTGTTGAGAACAGTCACAGAATAAACATGTCAACAGTATAAAGTCTGGTGGAGATGTGACTGAGCCAGTGTTTCAGACAGACTGTAGCTGCTGATAATAGTGTCAGTAAACATGTCCTGAACTGAAAGAGGAATTACAGTCTgttgtaaacaaataaataaacattctgTCAATCTGTTTGGATCTAATTTTGGTAAGGTACAAAAACTATTATTCATGTCTTTACACTGTTATTTGGATTAATTTGACTCCAAACATGTCAAATCTCACATGTAGGTGTAaattttaagaaatatgaaattttTAGAACTATTATCTGTTTAAAGACAATCGGTCTTTAGTGAGTtcttataaaaagaaaaacaaacaaaaaaaaaagtacttctCATGTACAGTTGAAGGACTGGACTGGCAGCCCAACGACATCATAATATCAGTTACATCATGTTGTACTTTATTATCTTATTGTCTGAATATCAATCTAACAAACACAAGTAAAAACCAACAAGCATCACTTAcgtaacactgacactgtgaaggcttCACTCCATGTGGTTGAAGAATAAATGTCATCTCTGCGTGAGGCCATACATTTGTACTCTTCACTGATGGACTGAGAAGCAGTGACTTTTAAgaccttttccttcttctgttgaAGTGGTACTGAGTTTCTCCACCAGTAATACCAccagtcagtcttctctcctccctggacctcacatgtcagagtgatctcctcaccctggaatatctgagaccagctgggttGTTGTGTAATGACAGGcttgttggtgactgtttccaccagatatgaggaaacaaagacaaacacacacattaggtTCATCAGGATTTCTGTGCTGATCAAGAACAATTTagtaataattaaaatgttgaaCTCACAAGTTATCTGAATGTTGGCTTCATCACTCAAGTCAGAGACATAACCTGAtgtttctctcactcctctgcaCCGGTAAATTCCTCCTTTAGATACCTCGACTTTGTTGTCCTCAACATTTGTCTCCCAGGTGTTTGATGTTGATctgtaaaactcatatttccatccatcagagtctctcacagagcaggaaagactcACTGAGCCTCCGACTGAGATGGTTTTGGTGCCTGATGTCAGTGTAGCcctgggtttctctgtggatggaaaaacaagaTGCACCTGTAAATAACTctctgaaaactttgtgtttcttcattttatgttGATTAAATCAGCTGATGAATTTATTACTctgggctcacactggatgcccgtGCGTGTCCggtctggctctgcagctctgtcactcacactgtCTTGgagtgtctgctgtcagctgatggaggttgccagatctgtcccaAAGCCTAATGTtaaaaccgtccaacaatagaaagcagcccaaaccaccatctctgtagaaaatgcatgttaaaactgtaaaaactggatttgcattaaaaaaagaaaacaagtcacAGACACATCACCGTTTCATCAACACACCCGTCGGGTTCAAAAGAACATTGATTGTTCAGAAACcagcccaatctggcaacacaaccGCTCCCgtcatagagctgttttgtgcaattttggtgtcgtttgactttcctacaatgactAAGTGCAACATCGTtaattcttctaatgcatataatgattagattgCGTTGTTTGTtatgtattctaccagaagaacaaatttaaaaaaaaaaacaatgtttaagctagggttggcgatcttggaaaactagcatgcagcacgaatgtagcatctccctaaggctccgcccagctctcaCCCAATTGGAGGAGCTCcattgggagcggagacgcggagacgttccgcgcgcggcgcttccgcgtccagtgcgttcctggcataacctgtcctcagcgctttgtttcttcgtttttctttatttgcactacgccaagttatggcgcactcaccggtaagtaaagccccaaacattcttctccgccgttctgcaacgacgctccgtccttctacgcgcgcactgaaccagggtcagtgcacgccattgacatgtacgcgcagggggcaggtcgaacagcgaacggatttgattggtttaaaaaaaggtgtcctgtcaagacgattggttgctgtttttcccgttttcctcctgctgtagatagcggatattttccaaactactttaagaacacgctatgaattgcttcccatcgggtcataaagatcattttaaccagtatttaaaaaaaatgtatctcattcaaatcgccaaccctagctttaaggcaAACACACGacatagattttattttgaaatcacataTTTAGGAACATGTATCTACTTTCCTTCTGGTACCCGACTTGCTTGTGTTTCCATTGACACGGCAGGGCTCCGAAGTAAGGAAAATTCTGCAGCCGCGCTGAGGCTACTGTGAGCCCGGCGAGAGCCCTGCGTTACACTCCGCACATGGCACgttgtcacacacacagcggaaCCAACAAGCAGAACCATCaaggagacagacaaacaattccttggaatcgaggcAATCCAGTTATTacagttttaacatgcattctctacagagatggaggtttgggctgctttcgattgttggacggttttaacattagttttgggacagatctggcaacctccatcagctgacagcagacacaccgaggcagtgtgagtgacagagctgtggAGTCAGACCGGACACGCACGGgaatccagtgtgagcccggtgtaatttggttttgagctttccaacatGGCTTCAAGGAAGAAGTACAGtcctccagagtttggctgtaaCTCACATGAAAAGATGACACTACTTGCAAcacttgcaaagttttcatgacatggacatttttttcttttttcaaacactttttttaaagcaatgcaAGAGTTTCTTTGCTTTCTGATTAGTTATTTTTAAAGTACTACAACTCAATGAACTTTTGTTGAAGAAGTATATCAAACCAATTCCTTCTGAAGAGTAACTTGTCCAACACTGGGTTGAACACAGACTCAGAATAATTGTTCAAAAGAATGATTTCAAACCAATCTTAAGGAGCAACCAGACACATCGAGAATCAGGAACAGTAATATGAAAGACGTATACAATtagtaaaatatgtttttggagctgataaagacaaagaaaaaccctATTGTGATGTTTATATTCAAGGTGCAGAACTAAAAACGTGTAAACATGTGTAAAAGAGTTTTAACAccaaaacaatcacacactcttTCAGTCATTTGTCttattaattcattattttccTGGCTGCTTGTTCTTTTCAGGGTCAAGGGTCAGGAGCCAATCCCAGAATCCTGTGGGTGAAGGCTGAGTCCACCCTGGACACTTcatcagtctgtcacagggccagaacacacacacacacacacacacacacacacacacacacacacacacacacacacacacacacacacacacacacacacacacacacacacacacacacacacaccgaggggcacttcagggtcaccaattaacctcacatgcatgtttttgaccaGAGCACTCAGAGGGAGCCCAGGTacacccagggagaacatggaaattCTACACGGAAAGGCCCCAAGGCCAAgtcagtatttgaacccaggacctcctTGCTGTGATTTAACAGCACTAATCACTGCAGCACCATGCAGTATGCAGGAGAAAATATTAGTCAGGGATCAAGTTTGACAGTACTGACACCACAGGATCAGTACAGCTTATACTGTGTGTCAGAATGATGATAAAGTGAAGAACAAagttctgttttcctgctgttggTCATGTTGATCAAATGTTCAggactcacctgctgcagtaaaagagacagtttcacttttctctgtttcagacGAAACGTTCTGACGACCAACACAATCATATTCACCACCATCATTTGAGGAAGTTATCTTGAATCTGTAGTACTTAGTTGTTTGGTAACCAGGAGAGTATTGTTGTTGATCCTTGTTGAAACTGTATTCccagcctgcctctgctccttcaaTGTCACATGTCAGAGTAACAACCTCTCCAATGAAAAGAGTCGACCAGCCAGGGTCAATCTTCAGCACAGCACCtggaaacaaatagaaaacaaagcacacaggcAGCGCTGGAGTCCTCAtacaaaacccacacatgcacagggacaacatgcaaactccacatggaaaggctccctggactggacagttttcactgtgaggtggAGCACCAGCCAACATGCATccagtcaaaacacactgactcctgTAGAAGTAGCTGATACAACAATTACATTTTaagattcttcttttttagtTGTTCAGGTAAAAACGACagtgaaataaatatcaataaccTAAATAAAAGGCAGCAGTaacaaagaaagaggagagtgtaaatgaatcacctgcagcacagcctctgcagagcaggacaccaaacactgaaataaagatgaaacatgaagacattagagcttcagtgactttgactggTTGGTGTGTAACATTAACTTGAATCccaataatgagaaaatccaacaagtgaaagaaactcagctcttctcactaaaacctgactgtgtgtgaaatactcacagaaaaaccacagatgagagaataacctgcctcccattctgacatgcagcctttatcacaggaagtctttgtgtgaagaagaaaagttcagcattagagagaaaagaagaactgtCAGTAAACTGTGAGTGACGCTTCatagaaatgctgcattttaatATAAGTTCTTCTTTTTGCTCATCTTGTTTTGTTATCTCAGATCATCAGTCTGGCAGGTTGAACACAGcgttgaaaatgtgtgaaaagatTTTATCATGACTTTTACACAGTAAAAGAATGATCTCAAACCAAGTCCATCTGACTGAGGCGACCTCAGTCCTAAAACTCGATCAATTATTGGATGTTATTTACACCTGAAGTCTGTTCTGGTGATAGAATTTCAATTAAAGGAAAATGTTCGATCAAGAAATCAACAAACAGGAGATTACTGGAAGTGATCCAAAGTCTTTTCAAGAACAAAGTCACATCAACTTTCATAATAAccataaaaaaagcaaaacaaaaaaccacaCCTTGATGGTTTCCTGTTGTAACTCCAGAAGGAAAACATCAAGTATTTGTATTTCAGTAGATATTTTTCAGGAATCTGTTCtgatgtttttacttttctaaTGACTTTCTCACTTTTTCATCCTACATTTGAACATCAGGGTCTTTCTTCACCTGACGTTTTGAAACTGTCTCATTCTAGTTCAGATGATGGAGCGCCACATGCTGCCTCGTCAAATAAAGACATGACATCAGATCACGTCACCACCACAATCAAGTAAACTGAAATAATTtcttcagtattttaaaactgaatgcTTCATGATGAAGAGATCACCAAAAGCAGTTTGATTCAAAAACGTTATTTTAAAGCCGTTGAGTTGGATGTTTGCATCATTTAGTAGCAAGAAATATTGTTGCAAACCCCATAAAGTCTAAAAACAAGAAGTTGAATGTCATTTCTCAGAattaaatgagtgtgtgtgtgcatacaaccattttggaaaaaaaagcagaaaccaTGATGAGGCGAGTgtgatttcctctttcttcaaCACAAGTACAAAAGAAAGAGTTTGAGACAGGCGTTTTGAAAGAgaaaacttgttttgtttttttttacttttgaaccTTCTGTCAGAAgctttactgttttattttaattgaagttAATAAGTAGAATCAGTCGTTTTACCACAGTCTCTTTAAAAATGCATCCGGACTTGTAGTTTGATTTCTTACTTCCTGTCTCAGAAATGATCCTCCTGGAGAAAACGAACCatgtttcattcaaaacactgttggaagaaaaaaacattaattcttAAGTCCTTGGTTGGAGCTTTACAAATATTTGACATGAAAATGTCGAGAATTTAACAGTTTTACCTATAAAGTCACAGACATTTTCTAAAGTAGctccaaaatatatttttttaaacgcTTCCATTcataaaaccagaaaaacaagaagtctgtaagatctgacacacacaaggaaaactAATCCACCATAATTAATACATGATCAATACTGATAATTAAAGTTCTCATCATACTCACTGATCTCAGTTCTGCACAGCAGATGTTGGAAGTCCACTGCACTCTGTCACCAGTCTGTTCAAATTatatacttttaaaatatttaatgtgaaaactCAGAGTCTCTATAATGGAATGTCCCATTAATGTGACTCAGAGGCGTCACACTTGTCTTCTGAACGTTGAGCTGAGCTTCTGGTTTCATCAATTCTCTCACAGGAAGCCAAAAGAGACACGttgaaaatgacagatgaaGTTCAGCCCCCTCTTCCTGTGGAATAAAACTGCAGCCAGACTATTGATGATAACCAGTTAACAGAGTAGAACACGAACGCAAAGTTcctgtttcagcaccacggacagcgctcTGTCCATCATCCAGCAGCACGTTGAGCCCGATCACTGTTAATGGTTAGGATTTGCGTGTATGAAAGCACGTCTCGACTTGATACACCCAAAAAGCTGATCCACTAATCGGGTTTCCCTGGATGTAAAAGGAACAAAACAGCACGTGCAACCTATTTAGCACGTTTGTCGTcctaaatataataataaatgtaGACGGTTGAAAAGCAGGAGTCCAACAGGCAGAGGGCTGTGTGGTCTTTGTGTCCAGAAACACGGGTCATATTAACacaatatttttcatcattGACAGAATTtttagatggatgatggagagaTCTGGAGGCTGTCATTATGAACGAGTAGAAAATGAGAGACGCTCCGCT
The nucleotide sequence above comes from Salarias fasciatus chromosome 3, fSalaFa1.1, whole genome shotgun sequence. Encoded proteins:
- the LOC115385973 gene encoding uncharacterized protein LOC115385973 isoform X3; this translates as MKTGNISSDVFFYKNNKLIENERRGEMKISAVSESDEGFYKCQYNGRESAQSWMAVQFTSRPGSSSSGSLMIIRWICGVLLLIVLLLLLCFYNGSKDSCFNRSQSSQQSQTTDHSSNQLEDQCNTYASPIQADDNPYETIQETDSPDRDESRKVTFSSMELQEVKKGKKQKPEEGSIYPEVKTTSWTDSSVTSAQVHSNESQVNRSQREDSSSSH
- the LOC115385973 gene encoding uncharacterized protein LOC115385973 isoform X4, which codes for MKTGNISSDVFFYKNNKLIENERRGEMKISAVSESDEGFYKCQYNGRESAQSWMAVQFTSRPGSSSSGSLMIIRWICGVLLLIVLLLLLCFYNGSKDSCFNRSQSSQQSQTTDHSSNQLEDQCNTYASPIQADDNPYETIQETDSPDRDESRKVTFSSMELQEVKKGKKQKPEEGSIYPEVKTTSWTDSSVTSAQVHSNESQVNRSQS
- the LOC115385973 gene encoding uncharacterized protein LOC115385973 isoform X1 is translated as MKTGNISSDVFFYKNNKLIENERRGEMKISAVSESDEGFYKCQYNGRESAQSWMAVQFTSRPGSSSSGSLMIIRWICGVLLLIVLLLLLCFYNGSKDSCFNRSQSSQQSQTTDHSSNQLEDQCNTYASPIQADDNPYETIQETDSPDRDESRKVTFSSMELQEVKKGKKQKPEEGSIYPEVKTTSWTDSSVTSAQVHSNESQVNRSQRYQLKHHSPEFSEDISILRRETTHGD
- the LOC115385973 gene encoding uncharacterized protein LOC115385973 isoform X2 — translated: MKTGNISSDVFFYKNNKLIENERRGEMKISAVSESDEGFYKCQYNGRESAQSWMAVQFTSRPGSSSSGSLMIIRWICGVLLLIVLLLLLCFYNGSKDSCFNSSQQSQTTDHSSNQLEDQCNTYASPIQADDNPYETIQETDSPDRDESRKVTFSSMELQEVKKGKKQKPEEGSIYPEVKTTSWTDSSVTSAQVHSNESQVNRSQRYQLKHHSPEFSEDISILRRETTHGD